A region from the Wansuia hejianensis genome encodes:
- the aspS gene encoding aspartate--tRNA ligase: MNTSNIYRNRTLNQVGEGDVGATLKLAGWVENIRDHGGVSFIDLRDMYGVMQVVMRDTSLLDGINKEDCISVEGVIEHRDEETYNPKIPTGTIELEAHSVEILGKVYKQLPFEVMTSRETREDVRLKYRYLDLRNKKVQENMIFRSQVISFLRQKMTEMGFLEIQTPILCASSPEGARDYIVPSRKFKGKFYALPQAPQQYKQLLMVSGFDKYFQIAPCFRDEDARADRSPGEFYQLDFEMSFATQEDVFRVGEEVLTETFRKFAPEGYEVTDAPYPVISYKQAMLEFGTDKPDLRNPLRIVDVTDFFQRCTFKPFHKKTVRAIKVHADMSKGFHEKLLKFAVSIGMGGLGYLEVNEDMTYKGPIDKFIPDEMKKEIADIAGLVPGDTIFFIADKEERAALFAGQIRTELGNRLDICEKQAYRFCFVNDFPMYEYDPEEKKVNFTHNPFSMPQGGLEALNTKDPLEILAYQYDIVCNGVELSSGAVRNHNLDIMIKAFEIAGYTEEDLKQKFGALYNAFQFGAPPHAGMAPGVDRMIMLLRNEENIREIIPFPMNGNAQDLMCGAPGEVTETQLREVHIKVRQ; encoded by the coding sequence ATGAACACATCAAACATTTATCGGAACAGAACTCTGAACCAGGTGGGCGAGGGGGATGTAGGAGCTACCTTGAAGCTGGCTGGGTGGGTGGAAAACATCCGGGATCACGGAGGCGTGTCTTTTATTGACCTGAGGGATATGTATGGAGTTATGCAGGTTGTAATGCGCGATACAAGCCTTCTGGATGGAATTAATAAAGAAGATTGTATCTCTGTGGAGGGAGTGATCGAGCACCGGGACGAAGAGACGTATAATCCTAAAATTCCGACTGGTACGATTGAACTGGAGGCTCATTCTGTGGAGATTCTGGGCAAGGTCTATAAGCAGCTTCCATTTGAAGTCATGACATCCCGAGAGACCAGGGAAGATGTTCGCCTGAAATACCGTTATCTGGATCTTAGAAATAAGAAGGTTCAGGAGAATATGATTTTTCGTTCACAGGTAATCAGCTTTCTGCGCCAGAAAATGACGGAGATGGGGTTCCTGGAGATTCAAACCCCGATTCTCTGTGCCTCCTCCCCGGAAGGCGCCAGGGATTATATTGTTCCGTCCAGGAAATTTAAGGGGAAATTCTATGCGCTCCCCCAGGCTCCGCAGCAGTATAAACAGTTGTTGATGGTGTCAGGGTTTGACAAGTATTTTCAGATCGCCCCCTGCTTCCGCGATGAAGATGCGAGAGCGGACCGGTCTCCCGGCGAGTTCTATCAGCTGGATTTTGAAATGAGCTTTGCCACACAGGAAGATGTATTCCGGGTAGGAGAAGAAGTGCTGACGGAGACATTCCGTAAATTTGCGCCTGAAGGCTATGAGGTAACGGACGCACCCTATCCGGTGATCAGCTATAAGCAGGCCATGCTGGAATTCGGGACGGATAAACCGGATCTGAGAAACCCTCTGAGAATTGTGGATGTGACAGATTTCTTCCAGCGCTGTACTTTTAAGCCTTTCCATAAGAAGACGGTGCGGGCAATTAAAGTGCATGCCGACATGTCAAAGGGTTTTCACGAAAAGCTTCTGAAGTTCGCTGTTTCTATTGGCATGGGAGGGCTCGGCTATCTGGAAGTTAATGAAGATATGACCTATAAAGGGCCGATTGATAAATTTATACCAGATGAGATGAAAAAAGAAATTGCGGATATCGCAGGACTGGTTCCCGGAGATACGATTTTCTTTATCGCTGATAAAGAAGAACGGGCGGCGCTCTTTGCAGGCCAGATCCGTACTGAGCTGGGGAATCGGCTGGATATTTGTGAAAAGCAAGCATACAGGTTCTGTTTCGTAAATGATTTCCCGATGTATGAATATGATCCTGAGGAGAAAAAGGTCAACTTTACCCACAATCCCTTCTCCATGCCGCAGGGAGGGCTGGAAGCGCTGAATACAAAAGATCCGCTTGAGATCCTGGCTTACCAGTATGATATCGTGTGCAACGGCGTAGAGCTTTCGTCCGGAGCGGTACGGAACCACAATCTGGATATTATGATAAAAGCCTTTGAGATAGCGGGATACACAGAAGAAGATCTGAAGCAGAAATTTGGCGCACTCTATAACGCATTTCAGTTCGGCGCTCCGCCGCATGCTGGGATGGCTCCGGGGGTTGACCGGATGATCATGCTTTTAAGAAATGAAGAAAATATCCGGGAGATCATTCCATTCCCGATGAACGGGAATGCTCAGGATCTCATGTGCGGGGCTCCGGGAGAAGTAACAGAGACACAGCTGAGAGAGGTCCATATTAAAGTCCGTCAGTAA
- a CDS encoding carbohydrate ABC transporter permease, with amino-acid sequence MNGQTAKKHAKAIRITKKTLLSILIWAGGIIMVFPFLWMVSASFKGINEVFNFPIEWIPKNPTLKGYELLLKGDVPFITYFLNSVKIALISLIGTFFACTMAGYAYAKIDFKGRDKLFLLKLMTTMIPSLVTILPTYLLYSKMHLVNTHAALWLPAFFGGAFGVFIMRQAFMSLPRDLMEAAKIDGAGHPRIYWSIALPNVKASVATLIFMYFIWTWNDYEKPLLFLRSKELFTLPFAVKFFADEQMQNYPAIMAANVCMLLPIIIFFFACQKYFVQSLVTSGVKG; translated from the coding sequence ATGAATGGACAAACTGCAAAAAAACATGCAAAAGCAATACGCATTACGAAAAAGACTTTACTCAGCATTTTAATCTGGGCCGGCGGCATAATCATGGTATTTCCTTTCCTGTGGATGGTTTCAGCTTCATTTAAAGGCATTAATGAAGTCTTTAATTTCCCGATCGAGTGGATTCCCAAGAATCCCACGCTGAAAGGCTATGAGCTTTTGCTGAAGGGAGATGTGCCGTTTATTACATATTTCCTGAACTCGGTAAAAATAGCACTGATTTCACTGATAGGCACCTTTTTTGCATGTACGATGGCCGGATATGCTTATGCTAAAATTGACTTCAAAGGCAGAGATAAACTGTTTCTGCTGAAGCTGATGACAACTATGATCCCATCCTTAGTAACAATTCTGCCCACATACCTGCTGTACAGTAAAATGCACCTGGTAAACACTCACGCGGCATTGTGGCTTCCGGCTTTCTTCGGCGGCGCCTTCGGCGTATTTATCATGCGCCAGGCATTCATGTCTCTGCCGAGGGATCTGATGGAAGCGGCCAAGATTGACGGGGCCGGACATCCAAGGATTTACTGGAGCATAGCGCTTCCCAATGTCAAGGCATCGGTGGCGACGCTCATATTCATGTACTTTATCTGGACCTGGAACGATTATGAAAAGCCGCTCCTGTTCCTGCGCAGCAAAGAACTGTTTACGCTGCCGTTTGCTGTGAAGTTTTTCGCAGATGAGCAGATGCAGAATTATCCGGCCATCATGGCTGCCAATGTCTGTATGCTGCTGCCAATCATCATATTTTTCTTTGCATGCCAGAAGTATTTCGTGCAGTCACTGGTAACTTCCGGCGTAAAAGGCTGA
- a CDS encoding TIGR03915 family putative DNA repair protein, whose protein sequence is MPEKHRFICEDTLEGIFTAVYDAWASRCGHENVEISVREPDSLELFCQYHYIPADQEKSMKVARTLQRRLNARSYEMLCYAAVSQSEDKGTPIYQSIVECLCGCGNLTNQKHPGIRRVNELYKNTWYEYHHLLGFTRFKELSSGVLFSVIHPKNDVLLMLGEHFADRLSGEHFAIYDRGRHKACIHQSEKPCMLLSDIPLLSGQLDQLTDASGDYESLWVEFCKSIAIPERKNRNLQRQMLPLRFRDTMTEFIKKTPDASHEAGHDCMRRHMDTGQAIQ, encoded by the coding sequence ATGCCAGAAAAACACCGTTTCATCTGCGAAGACACCCTGGAAGGCATTTTCACAGCCGTCTACGACGCCTGGGCCTCCCGCTGCGGCCATGAAAATGTGGAGATATCCGTCCGGGAACCAGACAGTCTGGAGCTGTTCTGCCAGTATCACTACATCCCCGCCGATCAGGAAAAATCTATGAAAGTGGCGCGCACCCTGCAGCGGCGGCTGAACGCCCGCTCTTATGAGATGCTGTGCTATGCGGCTGTATCCCAGTCAGAAGATAAGGGCACTCCTATTTACCAGTCCATTGTGGAATGTCTCTGCGGCTGCGGTAATCTGACCAACCAGAAACATCCCGGCATCCGGAGAGTCAATGAGCTTTATAAAAACACCTGGTACGAATATCATCACCTCCTTGGTTTCACGCGCTTTAAGGAGCTCTCCTCCGGCGTACTTTTTTCAGTCATACACCCCAAGAACGATGTGCTGCTCATGCTGGGAGAGCATTTCGCGGACCGCCTGTCCGGAGAACATTTCGCCATCTATGACCGCGGCCGCCACAAAGCCTGCATCCACCAATCAGAGAAGCCCTGTATGCTGCTGTCCGATATACCGCTGCTTTCCGGACAGCTGGATCAGCTCACTGATGCCTCCGGAGACTATGAATCCCTCTGGGTAGAATTTTGCAAGAGCATTGCGATCCCAGAACGTAAAAATAGGAACCTGCAGAGACAGATGCTGCCCCTGAGGTTCCGTGATACTATGACTGAATTTATTAAAAAAACCCCGGACGCCAGCCATGAGGCAGGGCATGACTGCATGCGGCGGCACATGGATACCGGGCAGGCGATCCAGTAG
- a CDS encoding sialidase family protein produces MEILGHKLLYRDGEYVAFPNMERLADGTVICAFRHAKERQKEYGKVTHVDPTAKDVYIISRDGGKTFEQELNLIIDEENVSNQDPCMKVLSDGRVIATYFRWSLVPIGQGEAVWGEAFKSFGRSLHGKYDCLNGGVGYSISDDNGKTWRAMGKIEVEGCEVEPAVRGNIVEMPEGYLLMPYYGAKRVGELSRSGLLRSDDRGESWYYYSDMAFDPTCQKNYLEPGLFLTDSGRLLGLFRTQSDFGKPGVDFEQTYLNLHMAASDDGGKTFGPVYEIENLWGSSPFHALRLKSGKVLVTYGWRKEPFGIRARLCNGELSDIAEAEEIILRDDAPDGDLGYPHSIQLEDGTILVSYYIDGEDGIRRIEATYIKE; encoded by the coding sequence ATGGAGATTTTAGGACATAAGCTGTTGTACCGGGATGGAGAGTATGTGGCCTTTCCAAATATGGAGAGACTGGCAGACGGCACGGTGATCTGTGCGTTCCGCCATGCGAAGGAAAGACAAAAGGAATACGGCAAGGTAACCCATGTTGATCCTACTGCCAAGGATGTATATATCATTTCAAGAGACGGAGGAAAGACCTTTGAACAGGAATTAAATCTCATTATTGATGAAGAAAATGTCAGCAACCAGGACCCCTGTATGAAGGTATTGTCTGACGGAAGGGTGATAGCCACCTATTTCCGCTGGTCCCTGGTACCGATCGGGCAGGGCGAAGCAGTCTGGGGAGAGGCTTTTAAAAGCTTCGGGCGTTCCTTGCACGGAAAATATGACTGCTTGAACGGCGGTGTAGGCTACAGTATATCCGATGACAACGGTAAAACGTGGAGGGCCATGGGCAAGATTGAAGTAGAAGGCTGTGAAGTAGAGCCAGCTGTCCGCGGAAACATTGTAGAAATGCCGGAAGGCTATCTGCTGATGCCCTACTATGGGGCAAAACGTGTGGGCGAGCTGTCACGCTCCGGCCTGCTGCGGTCTGATGACAGAGGGGAAAGCTGGTATTACTACTCAGATATGGCCTTTGACCCCACCTGTCAGAAAAACTATCTGGAACCGGGCCTGTTCCTGACGGACAGCGGCCGTCTCCTGGGTCTATTCAGAACCCAGTCAGATTTTGGCAAGCCGGGCGTGGATTTTGAACAGACCTATCTGAATCTGCATATGGCAGCTTCAGACGACGGAGGCAAAACATTTGGACCTGTTTATGAGATAGAAAATCTCTGGGGTTCGAGCCCGTTCCACGCGCTTCGGCTGAAAAGCGGAAAAGTGCTGGTGACCTACGGATGGCGTAAGGAACCTTTCGGGATACGCGCCCGCCTCTGCAACGGAGAATTATCTGATATTGCAGAAGCAGAGGAAATCATTCTGCGGGACGACGCCCCGGACGGCGATCTGGGATATCCCCATTCCATACAGCTGGAGGACGGAACAATTCTCGTCAGCTACTATATTGACGGTGAGGATGGGATACGAAGAATAGAAGCTACTTATATAAAAGAGTAA
- a CDS encoding putative DNA modification/repair radical SAM protein — MILTEQISLMDKLKILSDAAKYDVACTSSGVNRTGKAGTMGNCIADGICHSFSADGRCISLLKILFTNECVFDCRYCLNRSSNDIPRASFTPDEVCTLTFEFYRRNYIEGLFLSSGIFRTPDYTMELLLETVMRLRTQYHFNGYIHLKAIPGADAALIEQAGYYVDRMSINLELATAEGLKKLAPHKNRKTILKPMRQIQARREENREELTLYRHAPQFVPSGQSTQMIVGAMGESDFQLVHTAESLYQNFSLKRVFYSAFVNVNHDTTLPMIPQGPPLLREHRLYQADWLMRFYGFQARELLTEEHPNFNPLLDPKCDWAIHHLEQFPVEINRADYHTLLRVPGVGVRSAQKIVASRRYGSLTFEDLKKMHVVLKRAQYFITCSGKTYYPFKLEEAYILRNIIDPRDTLPRELRQSGYQQLSFFDSSSQYHLTD, encoded by the coding sequence ATGATTCTCACTGAGCAAATAAGCCTGATGGATAAACTGAAGATTCTCTCGGATGCTGCAAAGTATGATGTAGCATGCACCTCCAGCGGTGTGAACAGGACCGGCAAGGCCGGTACCATGGGCAATTGTATTGCCGACGGCATATGCCACAGTTTTTCTGCCGACGGGCGGTGTATCTCCCTTTTGAAGATACTTTTTACTAATGAATGTGTCTTCGACTGCCGTTATTGCCTCAACCGTTCCTCCAATGACATCCCCCGCGCCTCCTTCACTCCCGACGAGGTCTGTACATTAACCTTTGAGTTCTACCGGAGGAACTACATTGAAGGTCTTTTTCTGAGTTCAGGTATTTTCAGAACACCTGACTACACCATGGAGCTCCTTCTTGAGACCGTGATGCGCCTGCGCACCCAATATCATTTCAATGGTTATATTCACCTGAAGGCCATACCAGGCGCTGATGCCGCCCTCATCGAGCAGGCCGGCTATTACGTGGACCGTATGAGCATCAACCTGGAGCTGGCCACTGCAGAGGGGCTCAAAAAGCTGGCCCCTCACAAGAACCGCAAGACAATCCTGAAGCCCATGCGCCAGATTCAAGCCCGCAGGGAAGAGAACCGCGAAGAGCTGACCCTCTACCGGCACGCCCCTCAGTTCGTCCCTTCCGGGCAGAGCACTCAGATGATTGTGGGCGCCATGGGTGAAAGCGACTTTCAGCTGGTACACACTGCGGAATCCCTATACCAGAACTTTTCCCTGAAGAGAGTATTCTATTCCGCTTTTGTGAATGTCAACCACGATACCACTCTGCCTATGATCCCACAGGGTCCTCCTCTGCTCCGGGAACACCGCCTGTATCAGGCCGACTGGCTCATGAGATTCTACGGGTTCCAGGCCAGGGAACTGCTCACAGAGGAACACCCGAATTTTAACCCCCTTCTCGATCCCAAATGCGACTGGGCGATCCACCATCTGGAACAGTTTCCTGTAGAGATTAACCGGGCCGACTACCATACACTGCTCCGGGTCCCAGGCGTCGGCGTACGGTCTGCCCAGAAGATTGTCGCCTCCCGCCGTTATGGCTCCCTGACCTTTGAGGACCTGAAGAAAATGCATGTTGTGCTCAAGCGGGCCCAGTATTTTATTACCTGCAGCGGAAAAACCTATTATCCCTTCAAGCTGGAAGAAGCCTATATTCTGCGGAACATCATCGATCCGAGGGATACGCTGCCCAGAGAACTCCGCCAGTCCGGTTATCAGCAGCTGTCATTTTTTGACTCCTCCTCCCAATATCATCTTACAGACTGA
- a CDS encoding ABC transporter substrate-binding protein has product MKKGLAVLLSVAMCASLTACGGGNDGSSGASSSGGSAASGSASSASSSASTAGSTSEEEITLQWVGAGWQANNKADKVIAKWNELHPNVKVNYVELASVVDEEYMKNLNIMISGGEQVDITYLGIDDAFNRIMNGGALPVTEYVEAAGDDYDEMYGTLAKTQLSYNGELYGVPFANNTYKVFYNKTMMEEKGIEIPETWSYEEFTEIAKQVNDPDNGVYGCVFPSTWSDLCYAPAEVAGWQSVVKDADGNLVPNFEDEVFKKNMQWVYDLAETDKVSPSYATIKAESLNRRQALAQGDTAMIIDGPFTLVWLQTYMFDDPGEGQLPFEIGVADLPYMTEEAKEVSFNTIVGAFYVPKTSAYPEWAYEFEKFLCNECYVESANYMPTYVDADWEAATESFREYTDSNGEVHEDIYPKEVAEGAVSTPYESHVAKWGKDPSLAAYYNLMYTLFTEQYSVYLGGEMSLDDWCSMMQELAAAEIANIQ; this is encoded by the coding sequence ATGAAGAAAGGATTAGCGGTATTATTGAGTGTGGCCATGTGTGCTTCTTTAACAGCATGCGGCGGCGGGAATGATGGAAGTTCAGGAGCATCCAGTTCCGGTGGCAGCGCGGCGTCCGGCAGCGCAAGTTCAGCATCCAGTTCCGCAAGTACTGCGGGAAGCACGTCAGAAGAAGAGATTACCCTGCAGTGGGTGGGGGCCGGCTGGCAGGCAAATAACAAGGCAGACAAGGTAATTGCGAAATGGAATGAGCTTCATCCCAACGTGAAAGTCAATTATGTTGAGCTGGCCAGCGTAGTGGATGAGGAGTATATGAAGAATCTGAATATTATGATCAGCGGCGGAGAGCAGGTTGACATTACATATCTGGGAATTGATGATGCGTTTAACCGCATTATGAACGGAGGCGCTCTGCCGGTTACCGAGTATGTGGAGGCTGCGGGAGACGACTACGATGAAATGTATGGCACATTGGCCAAAACACAGCTGAGCTATAACGGCGAGCTGTATGGCGTGCCGTTCGCGAATAATACCTATAAGGTATTTTATAACAAAACTATGATGGAAGAAAAGGGAATTGAGATTCCGGAAACCTGGTCTTACGAAGAATTTACTGAGATCGCGAAGCAGGTGAACGATCCGGACAACGGTGTATACGGCTGTGTGTTCCCCAGCACATGGTCTGATCTGTGCTATGCTCCGGCAGAAGTGGCCGGCTGGCAGAGCGTGGTGAAGGACGCTGACGGCAATTTGGTTCCTAATTTTGAAGATGAAGTATTTAAGAAAAATATGCAGTGGGTCTATGATCTAGCTGAAACAGATAAGGTATCTCCATCTTATGCAACCATTAAGGCAGAAAGCTTGAACAGACGTCAGGCTCTGGCACAGGGCGATACGGCAATGATCATAGACGGACCCTTTACCCTGGTATGGCTGCAGACCTACATGTTTGATGATCCCGGCGAAGGTCAGCTGCCTTTTGAAATCGGAGTTGCAGACCTGCCTTATATGACAGAAGAAGCGAAGGAAGTGTCCTTTAATACTATCGTTGGAGCGTTCTATGTGCCGAAAACATCTGCGTATCCAGAGTGGGCCTATGAATTTGAAAAATTCCTCTGCAATGAGTGCTACGTTGAGAGCGCGAACTATATGCCTACATATGTAGATGCCGACTGGGAGGCTGCAACAGAAAGCTTCCGCGAATATACGGATTCTAACGGCGAAGTCCATGAAGATATTTACCCGAAAGAAGTTGCAGAAGGAGCAGTTTCTACCCCGTATGAATCTCATGTGGCCAAGTGGGGAAAAGATCCGTCTCTGGCGGCGTACTACAATCTTATGTATACACTGTTCACTGAGCAGTACAGCGTGTATCTTGGAGGGGAAATGTCTCTCGATGACTGGTGCTCCATGATGCAGGAGCTGGCCGCTGCTGAAATCGCAAACATACAGTAA
- a CDS encoding YkgJ family cysteine cluster protein → MERQICMEEVSDGRLYGINDMVKADCHDCAGCSACCQGMGSSILLDPLDIFRLSQHLNRTFEGLLEDRIELNVVDGVILPNLKMQEDTERCVFLDETGRCSVHAFRPGICRIFPLGRIYENHSFQYFLQVNECKNTSRSKIKVKKWIDTPDYRKNEQFITDWHYYLKGLQKLAENTQDGGLRKEISMYVLNTFYLQAYDPAEDFYSQFGHRLSLARSNFRRQV, encoded by the coding sequence ATGGAGAGACAGATTTGTATGGAAGAGGTATCAGACGGCCGCCTGTATGGAATTAACGATATGGTTAAGGCAGATTGCCATGACTGTGCCGGATGTTCTGCCTGCTGCCAGGGGATGGGCAGCTCAATCCTGCTGGATCCACTGGATATTTTCAGGCTGTCGCAACACCTGAACAGGACATTTGAGGGACTTCTGGAGGACAGAATAGAATTGAATGTGGTGGATGGGGTGATCCTGCCCAATCTGAAAATGCAGGAGGATACAGAACGGTGCGTGTTCCTCGATGAGACGGGGCGCTGCAGCGTCCATGCCTTCCGTCCGGGTATCTGCAGAATCTTTCCTCTGGGAAGGATCTATGAGAATCACAGCTTTCAATACTTCCTTCAGGTAAATGAATGCAAAAACACCAGCCGCTCAAAGATTAAAGTTAAGAAATGGATTGATACTCCCGATTACCGTAAAAATGAGCAGTTCATAACCGACTGGCATTATTATCTGAAAGGGCTGCAGAAACTGGCTGAAAACACTCAGGATGGGGGGCTGCGGAAGGAAATCAGCATGTATGTCCTGAATACCTTTTATCTCCAGGCTTATGATCCGGCAGAGGATTTTTACAGTCAGTTTGGGCACAGGCTCTCATTGGCGCGAAGCAATTTCCGCCGGCAGGTGTAA
- a CDS encoding SdpI family protein: protein MKLVMCMVDFLIPVLMLAFGLVFWRCPSREVDKWYGYRTRRALKSPEAYVYAQTRMGKIWSSCSIPLAGLTLAAVLFWKDSGSFEDVVSLLILAIQLAVMLLGMIPVECSLKRKFG from the coding sequence ATGAAGCTGGTCATGTGTATGGTGGATTTCTTAATTCCTGTATTGATGCTGGCCTTTGGCCTGGTGTTCTGGAGGTGTCCTTCCCGTGAAGTGGATAAATGGTACGGCTATCGGACCCGGAGAGCGTTGAAAAGCCCGGAGGCGTACGTTTATGCGCAGACCCGAATGGGGAAAATCTGGAGTTCCTGCAGCATTCCGCTTGCAGGGCTGACTTTGGCTGCTGTGCTGTTCTGGAAGGATTCCGGCAGCTTTGAGGATGTGGTATCGCTGCTCATTCTGGCAATCCAGCTGGCAGTCATGCTGCTTGGAATGATTCCGGTGGAGTGCAGCCTTAAGAGAAAGTTTGGTTGA
- a CDS encoding carbohydrate ABC transporter permease → MNADMTNGAKPKKRFALSNKGNENFWGYLFILPNLIGFCVFTLFGIVFSLIMAFTDWNLLKGIEKAQFVGFKNFIDMWGDPYLVSSLRNNLILLLVIPITLILAAVLATIMNKAIYGKAGARALYFLPYVTNMVAIATVWQALFHKSKGPINSIIMALTGLGAEEVPGWLASSKWVLPALMIILVWQNIGYDILMYSSAIQSIPTEYLEAAEIDGAGPIKRFFKITLPMMKPTTFLLSILGVISSLQMWSFVQIITEGGPGTASYTLGLYIYRSGFITYRTGYACALSWLLCLIVFIFSLIRWRGQKKWSID, encoded by the coding sequence ATGAATGCGGATATGACAAATGGGGCGAAGCCAAAGAAGAGATTTGCGTTGTCTAATAAGGGCAATGAAAATTTTTGGGGGTATCTTTTCATTCTTCCGAATCTGATTGGCTTTTGTGTTTTTACGCTTTTTGGAATTGTATTTTCTCTGATTATGGCCTTTACAGACTGGAATCTTCTGAAGGGCATTGAGAAAGCACAGTTTGTAGGTTTTAAGAACTTTATAGATATGTGGGGGGATCCTTATCTGGTGTCATCCCTGAGAAATAATCTGATTCTTTTATTAGTAATACCGATTACTTTGATACTGGCCGCAGTTCTGGCAACGATCATGAATAAGGCCATTTATGGAAAAGCAGGCGCGAGGGCACTGTACTTTCTTCCCTATGTAACGAATATGGTTGCCATTGCCACTGTATGGCAGGCATTATTTCATAAATCAAAAGGACCTATTAACTCTATCATTATGGCGCTCACCGGACTGGGGGCGGAGGAGGTGCCTGGTTGGCTAGCCAGCAGTAAGTGGGTGCTTCCGGCGCTTATGATTATACTGGTCTGGCAGAACATAGGCTATGATATTTTGATGTACAGCTCTGCGATTCAGAGTATCCCCACAGAGTATCTGGAGGCAGCGGAGATCGATGGGGCAGGCCCGATTAAACGCTTTTTTAAGATCACTCTGCCCATGATGAAGCCGACCACATTTCTGCTGTCCATTCTGGGCGTCATTTCCAGCCTGCAGATGTGGAGCTTCGTACAGATTATTACAGAAGGAGGCCCCGGTACGGCGTCCTACACGCTGGGACTCTATATCTATCGTTCCGGTTTCATTACCTATCGGACCGGGTATGCCTGCGCTCTGTCCTGGCTGCTGTGTCTCATCGTGTTCATATTTTCACTGATCCGCTGGCGGGGCCAGAAAAAGTGGTCAATTGATTAA